The Fundidesulfovibrio magnetotacticus genome contains the following window.
AGGAGGTGGAGATCTTGGGGTGTTTCCCACCGTGCTTTCGGTGGGAGCGTCTGTCTGCGTGTCCGGGCAATCCGCAGGGACGGATCGCGAGGACGCTGCGCTAGAGCGAGCCGGTTCCCGGCACCTGGCGCAGTTCCTCGGGAGTGTTCACGTTGAAAAACGGGCGGGCGTTGGCCACGGTGTAGGGCACATCGTGGCGCAGGGCGGGCGGAAATGCCCGGGAGAGCTTGCGCTGTCCCTGGTCCAGGGCGCGGCGCATCACATCGGCGGCTCCGGGTTCATAGACGCTCACGAGGGCCTCGATGTAGTCGGTCTCGATCTGGGCGAAGGTGGTCATTAAGGCATGGGGCGGGCGGGTGCGCCACGCCGCCAGGAGTGTCCCCAGGGTGGACCGGTCCAGGAAGGGCAGGTCGCAGGAGAGCACGAGGCAGGGCGCGCGGAAGCGCTCCAGGGCCGTGAGGATGCCCCCCATGGGGCCGTTGCCGGGGCGCTCGTCCAGGAACCAGCAGGAGACGCCGGGCAGGGGGCCGGGATCGCGCCCCGAGACGGCCACTTCGGCGCAGAAGTTTCCGGCCAGGGCCACGGCGCGCTCCAGGAGCGTGCGGCCCTCCATCAGCACGGCCGCCTTGTCACGGCCCAGGCGGCGGCTCTGGCCGCCGGCCAGGATCACGGCCGCGGGCGGGGCCGCGTCCGGGCCGGATGTCGGGACGGACACGGGCCCGGGCTCCGGCGCGGCACCCGATGGGGCCGAAGCGGCGGCCCCGGGCGCGAGCCCAGGTGCGGCCGTGGAGTCGCGCTCAGTCCCGAGCCAGGATGCGCCCATGCGGATCCGAAAAAATGCTGAAACGGTTCTCGCGGGAGAAGCCCGCCAGCGTCATGCCCGCCTCCCGGGCCTGGGCCACCCCGGCCGTGGTCACGGCCGAACGGCTCACCATGGCCGCATAGCCCGATGTGACGGCCTTGCGCACCAGCGACGCCGTGGCCCGGGCCGTGACGAAGAGCACCTGTCCCGCCAGGGGCGTGCCGGACTCCAGGGACCAGCCCGCCAGGCGGTCCAGGCAGTTGTGGCGGCCGATGTCCTCCACGTGGCGCACGAAGGCCTTCTCCAGGGGATCGTAGAGTGCGGCCCTGTGGAAGCAGCCCGTGGCGTCCCAGCGTCCGGCCATCTCCATGAAGCGGCCCGCGCCCTCCAGGATGTCCCGGGCCGTGAGCGCCCCGGGCCAGGGACGCGCCGGGGGCGGCGCGCCGGGCTCGAAGCGCACGGCGAAGGCGCGCTCGCCCAACGCCTCGACGCGGGGGACGGTTCCGTCCGGGGCGAGGTCCAGGAGGGCCTGCCCCAGCGCCAGGGCGCGCAGGTCCGTTGGGAAGGCCCAGAGGCGTTTGATCCCCTGGCCCTGCACGTCGAGGGTCACGGAGACCTCGAAGGCCGCGTCGTCGTCGAAGTCCCGCCAGGCTCCGTCCTTGAACTGCCGACAGGGCAGCCGCGCCAGATCGGTTTCGTTTTTGTCCATGTGTCCTGATTGACATAGTGTCGGCCCATCTGGCAAGTGTGTCAAAACAGACACAAGGGGGTTTTCGTGAAGACGAAACACATCGTTGCGCTCGCTCTCGCCGCGCTCCTGAACCTGGCGGGCATGGCCTGGGCCCAGGAGAAGGTGCTCATGATGGCCACCACCACCAGCACCGAGGACACGGGACTCCTGCCCGTGCTGGCGGAGGCCTTCAAGAAGAAGTCCGGCGTGGAGCTGCGCTGGGTGGCCGTGGGCACGGGCAAGGCCCTGGAGATCGGCAAGAACTGCGACGCCGATGTGCTCATGGTGCACGCCCCCGCCGCCGAGAAGAAGTTCCTGGAAGAGGGTGCGGGCAAAGCGCGCACCGAGATCATGTACAACGATTTCGTGCTCATCGGCCCCAAGGCCGACCCGGCCAAGATCAAGGGCAAGAGCGTGGCCGACGGCCTCAAGACCCTCGCCGGGCAGAAGGCCGTGTTCGTGAGCCGGGGCGACAAGTCCGGCACCCACATGGCCGAACTGGCCCTGTGGAAGTCCGCGGGCATGGACGCCCCGGACAAGGAGGCCTGGTACGTCTCCTCGGGCCAGGGCATGCTCCAGTGCATGCGCATGGCGGCGGAGAAGGGCGGCTACGTGCTGGCCGACCGGGGCACCTGGATCAAGTTCGAGGCCATGCCCGAGGCCAAGGACATGGCCATCGTCATCGAGGGCGACGCCCCTCTGCGCAACCAGTACAGCGTGATCACGCTGAACGCCGAAAAGTGCCCCAAGGCCAAGCACGAATGGGCCGAGGCCTTCGCCAAGTGGATGGCCACCGAGGGCCA
Protein-coding sequences here:
- the mobA gene encoding molybdenum cofactor guanylyltransferase, whose protein sequence is MSVPTSGPDAAPPAAVILAGGQSRRLGRDKAAVLMEGRTLLERAVALAGNFCAEVAVSGRDPGPLPGVSCWFLDERPGNGPMGGILTALERFRAPCLVLSCDLPFLDRSTLGTLLAAWRTRPPHALMTTFAQIETDYIEALVSVYEPGAADVMRRALDQGQRKLSRAFPPALRHDVPYTVANARPFFNVNTPEELRQVPGTGSL
- a CDS encoding formate dehydrogenase accessory sulfurtransferase FdhD, whose translation is MDKNETDLARLPCRQFKDGAWRDFDDDAAFEVSVTLDVQGQGIKRLWAFPTDLRALALGQALLDLAPDGTVPRVEALGERAFAVRFEPGAPPPARPWPGALTARDILEGAGRFMEMAGRWDATGCFHRAALYDPLEKAFVRHVEDIGRHNCLDRLAGWSLESGTPLAGQVLFVTARATASLVRKAVTSGYAAMVSRSAVTTAGVAQAREAGMTLAGFSRENRFSIFSDPHGRILARD
- a CDS encoding substrate-binding domain-containing protein, with product MAWAQEKVLMMATTTSTEDTGLLPVLAEAFKKKSGVELRWVAVGTGKALEIGKNCDADVLMVHAPAAEKKFLEEGAGKARTEIMYNDFVLIGPKADPAKIKGKSVADGLKTLAGQKAVFVSRGDKSGTHMAELALWKSAGMDAPDKEAWYVSSGQGMLQCMRMAAEKGGYVLADRGTWIKFEAMPEAKDMAIVIEGDAPLRNQYSVITLNAEKCPKAKHEWAEAFAKWMATEGQKVVADFKVMGKQLFFPNAQK